GATAGCCAATTTGCTGATAGCCACTACGGTGAAGATAGGCTTGCCTCATGTATTTCCAAAAACGCAGAATTGTCAGCATCAGCGTTACGCGAGGCGGTCGTTAACGATCTAACACTGTTTAGCGGAAGCACAAATCCTCATGACGACAGGGCATTAATTATTATCAAACGACATATTTAAATCAGGACGGGCATGCAGTGTGAAATTGCCCGTAAAACAGTCATCAGCCATCAGTCATCAGCCATCAGTCATCAGCCAGATACTTCTTCGCTGACTCCTGATAGTCGACGGCTGACCGCGAAAAAAGAAGGAGCTTCAAACGTGGGCGAGAGAACTGAACAGGTTATTACGCTTTCTCTCCCAAGTTCAATGCAACACGTTGATCTACTCAAAGTCATTGTCACTGAGATTCTGAAAGAGACGGATTTCACAGACGATGTCCGAGAGCAGATTAACCTTGCTGTCATTGAAGCGGGTACAAACGCGACTAAGCAAAGCAACAAAGAGGAGCCGGGAAAACAGGCGATTTTTCAGCTGATTTTTGCTGAGAACCAATTAACGATTGCCACTGAAGACAAGGGTGAGGAAGCGACGCGCCCAGACACTGAAACTGAACAGGTTATTAGCCTTTCGCTCCCAAGTTCAATGCAGCATGTTTACCTACTCGATGTTGTTGTCACCGAGATTCTGAAAGGGACAGATTTCACAGAGGACATCCAAGAACAGATTAACCTTGCTGTCATTGAGGGGGGTACCAACGCGATCAAACACGGCAATAAAGAAAATCCAACTAAAAAAGCGACCATCGAATTCACTCTTGCTGAGGATAAACTTGAGATCGTCATTGAAGACGAAGGTGATGGGTTCACACGTAAGGAAGTCGCGGATCCCCTTGACCCGGAAAACTTGCTCAAAAGCAGTGGTAGAGGCCTATTTTTGATGGAAGCCTGCATGGACTCTGTAACTTATGAAAATAATGGGACCATCATTAAGATGGTCAAATATATGAAATAGTCGTCAGTCATCAGCCAAGAGGGCATTGTGGAATGGATGAACGAACGCAACTACCACACAGTTTTTTCAGCCGTTGCTGACTGCCGACTGCCATCAAGGGTATTTCTATGCAAGTCAACCTTCGACACAAAGGTAGCATTACAATTTTAGATATTGAGGGAAACGTTATTGGAGCGGACGCCTTAGCTCTCAAAGACATCATTAATCAGCAGATTCAGATGGATGATAGCGATGAAGAGTCTGGGGAGAAACTCAACATAATTTTAAACTTGGAACGGGTCCAGATGATGGATAGTTCCGGTTTAGGAGTGCTTGTCGCCTCTCATACCGCCATCCGACGCAACGAAGGGAACATAGTCCTCTTGAACCTCGGCGGCAACATCAGAAGTCTTATTGTCATGGCAAAATTAATGACAATTTTTGACTGCTATGAT
The sequence above is drawn from the Candidatus Poribacteria bacterium genome and encodes:
- a CDS encoding ATP-binding protein, encoding MQCEIARKTVISHQSSAISHQPDTSSLTPDSRRLTAKKEGASNVGERTEQVITLSLPSSMQHVDLLKVIVTEILKETDFTDDVREQINLAVIEAGTNATKQSNKEEPGKQAIFQLIFAENQLTIATEDKGEEATRPDTETEQVISLSLPSSMQHVYLLDVVVTEILKGTDFTEDIQEQINLAVIEGGTNAIKHGNKENPTKKATIEFTLAEDKLEIVIEDEGDGFTRKEVADPLDPENLLKSSGRGLFLMEACMDSVTYENNGTIIKMVKYMK
- a CDS encoding STAS domain-containing protein, which gives rise to MQVNLRHKGSITILDIEGNVIGADALALKDIINQQIQMDDSDEESGEKLNIILNLERVQMMDSSGLGVLVASHTAIRRNEGNIVLLNLGGNIRSLIVMAKLMTIFDCYDTEAEAIAGIIRT